From Chloroflexota bacterium:
GGTTCTGCTATCGCGCCTATCCGGCGATGACTCGTCGTCTTGACGCAGCCGAACCTCTTTATGTGCACCTCCACATAATGTAGTATAATGCGGGTAAATCCCAGGTGAAGCGTCAGGAGCGGCTAGTGACGGAGGCAACTGCGAAGATATTGACTGGATATCTGCATGCCATCGAAAGGGAATTGGCTGCTGGCAATGCTACCGAGCATACCCACCGGCCAGCTCTTAAGATGCTGGTGGAAGGCCTGGTAAAGGGTGTTACCGCCACCAATGAGCCTCAGCGAATTGAATGCGGTGCTCCCGATTTTCTGGTTACCAAAGGGGCCTTTCAGATTGGCTACATGGAGGCCAAAGATGTTGGTAAGAGCTTGGATGAAGCCGAAAAGTCGGTACAGTTGAAGCGGTATCTCAGCTCCCTTCCGAATATCGTTCTGACAGACTACCTGGGGTTCCGCTGGTATGTGGACGGGGGACGCCGGCTTTCAGCACGTCTGGGGACAGCAGCAAAGGACGGTAGAATCAAGCCGGACAAGGCTGGCCTGCAAGCCGTGGCTGAACTCCTGAATGATTTTCTGGCTCACAAGGCTGAGGCTGTGGGTACACCGAAAGAACTGGCTAGACAGATGGCACGCCTGGCCCACAGACTCCGTGAACTGGTCACGGCTGCTTTCCAGAAAAAGTTGAATTTGCCATCGCTGAACAACCTTTACCAGGCATTCTGCGATACCCTTGTGCCCGACCTCACCACCGAGCAATTCGCTGATATGTATGCCCAGACCATTGCTTACGGCCTATTCGCGGCTCGATGTAACAGCCCCAATGGTACAACGTTCACCCGCCAGGACGCCAGGGACCTGGTGCCGAAAACCAATCCCTTTCTGCGCAACATCTTTGACCATATAGTCGGGGCTGGACTACCGGAAATAATCGCTCCCGAGGTTGATGACCTGGTGCAGTTGCTGGCGCAGGCTGACATGTCCTCCATCCTGAAGGACTTTGGCAAGCGTACGGCGAAGGAAGACCCGGTAGTGCACTTCTATGAAACTTTTCTCGCTCAGTATGACCCCAGAGTTCGAAAGATACGTGGCGTCTACTACACCCCTGAGCCGGTGGTGTCTTACATTGTGCGCTCTATTGATTACCTGCTGAAGACCCGCTTTAACAAGCCTCAAGGGCTGGCTGATGACAAGACGCTGATTCTTGACCCGGCAGTGGGCACTGCCACCTTCCTCTACACGATAGTGAACGAGATACACGAGGTCATGGTCGGCCAGAAGCAGAAGGGCATGTGGAACGACTACGTGGCTGACAAACTCCTGCCGCGCATTTTTGGCTTTGAATTGCTCATGGCGCCCTACGCAGTAGCTCACCTCAAGCTAGGGCTTTTGCTGCAGGAGACAGATTACCAGTTCAAGAGCGACCAGCGCTTGGGCATCTACCTCACGAATACGCTTGAGGAGGCCATTAAGCACTCCGAGGTTCTCTTTGCGCGGTGGATAAGCGAGGAAGCTAACGCTGCAGCCCAAATCAAGAAGGAAAAGCCGATCATGGTGGTGCTGGGCAATCCGCCTTATTCCGGTATATCGGCAAATGCATCTACGGAGCAAGAACGCATAAAGGCCGGTGCGAGGTACAAAAAGCGACTGGGTGGGCGATGGGAATGGGTAACGGCAAAGCGCTCGCTCATAGCCACTGTGCCGAACTTCATTGGTGAGCTACTCGACGACTACTACCAAGTGGACGGCAAACCACTGGGGGAGAAAAATCCAAAATGGCTTCAGAATGACTATGTGAAGTTTATCCGCTTTGGACAGTGGAGGATCGAACGCACTGGACAGGGTATATTGGGTTTTATCACTGACCATTCCTATCTCGACAACCCCACTTTCCGAGGTATGCGCCAGTCGCTGATGAATAGCTTCACTGACATTTACATCCTCAATCTTCATGGCAACATCAGGAAAAAGAAAGTCGCTCCGGACGGCGGGAGAGATCAAAATGTGTTTGACATACAGCAGGGGGTAGCTATCGGTCTTTTCATCAAAGAGCTAGGAAAGAGCGGGCAAGCCAAGGTCCACTATGCTGACTTGTGGGGGCTTCGTGGCAAATGGCCTAATCCCCAGCCGGGTACGAAATATCACGCTCTCAGTGAGACGGATATCAGCACGACGGACTGGGCGGAGGTTACACCAAGCAGTCCTTTCTACCTCTTTGTACCTGTTCAAGGGAACCTCTTGAACGAGTATCAGAAGGGGTGGAAGATTACCGAAATACTCCCCATAAACACTATGGGCATCCAGACGCACAGGGACCACCTCGTAATTGATTTCGATATAGATCGGTTGCAGGAACGTATCGACTTAATAAGGCAAGGCAAGATTTCTGATGATACCATAATGGAAAGGTTTGACTTGAAAGAGACGGGGGAATGGTCTCTTCCTAGTGCGAGAGCAATGCTGATAAGAGATGCCAGTTGGCAAGAAGACTTCGTGCGGTGTACATATCGGCCCTTCGATGTTCGTTCCTTCTTTTATCACGAGGCTTTTGTCGACCGCCCCCGCTTACAGGTAATGCGAAATATCCTGCATGGGTCGAAGGCTCTCCTATTGCCTCGAGGTGTAGGAGGAACGTGGCAACACGCTTTTGTAACGAGTCATCTGGTTGTTGATGTAGCTATATCAGCAGCATCTCGCGAAGCCAATCAGGTGTTTCCGCTATACGTCTATCCCAGCGAAGGTGAGATGCAGTTTAAGGAAGGCCGCCGCCCTAATTTGAATCCAGAGTTCGTCAAGGCTTTGTCAGAAAGACTGGGCCTGAAGTCCGTTGAGGATGGCAATGGTGACCTCAAAGAGACCTTCGGCCCGGAGGACATCTTCAACTATGCTTACGCCATCTTCTACTCACCCACATACCGCAGCCGCTATGCGGAGCTCCTGAAAATAGACTTCCCGCGCCTGCCACTGACTTCGGATAA
This genomic window contains:
- a CDS encoding DNA methyltransferase — protein: MLVEGLVKGVTATNEPQRIECGAPDFLVTKGAFQIGYMEAKDVGKSLDEAEKSVQLKRYLSSLPNIVLTDYLGFRWYVDGGRRLSARLGTAAKDGRIKPDKAGLQAVAELLNDFLAHKAEAVGTPKELARQMARLAHRLRELVTAAFQKKLNLPSLNNLYQAFCDTLVPDLTTEQFADMYAQTIAYGLFAARCNSPNGTTFTRQDARDLVPKTNPFLRNIFDHIVGAGLPEIIAPEVDDLVQLLAQADMSSILKDFGKRTAKEDPVVHFYETFLAQYDPRVRKIRGVYYTPEPVVSYIVRSIDYLLKTRFNKPQGLADDKTLILDPAVGTATFLYTIVNEIHEVMVGQKQKGMWNDYVADKLLPRIFGFELLMAPYAVAHLKLGLLLQETDYQFKSDQRLGIYLTNTLEEAIKHSEVLFARWISEEANAAAQIKKEKPIMVVLGNPPYSGISANASTEQERIKAGARYKKRLGGRWEWVTAKRSLIATVPNFIGELLDDYYQVDGKPLGEKNPKWLQNDYVKFIRFGQWRIERTGQGILGFITDHSYLDNPTFRGMRQSLMNSFTDIYILNLHGNIRKKKVAPDGGRDQNVFDIQQGVAIGLFIKELGKSGQAKVHYADLWGLRGKWPNPQPGTKYHALSETDISTTDWAEVTPSSPFYLFVPVQGNLLNEYQKGWKITEILPINTMGIQTHRDHLVIDFDIDRLQERIDLIRQGKISDDTIMERFDLKETGEWSLPSARAMLIRDASWQEDFVRCTYRPFDVRSFFYHEAFVDRPRLQVMRNILHGSKALLLPRGVGGTWQHAFVTSHLVVDVAISAASREANQVFPLYVYPSEGEMQFKEGRRPNLNPEFVKALSERLGLKSVEDGNGDLKETFGPEDIFNYAYAIFYSPTYRSRYAELLKIDFPRLPLTSDKGLFKALADKGAALVSLHLMESPVLEGLRTRIKFDVSGSNAVEKVTYNETARRVYINKEQHFEGVPPEVWGFHIGGYQVCQKWLKDRKGRTLTYDERVHYQKIVVAIKETIRLMAEIDTLISAWPIE